The Microcebus murinus isolate Inina chromosome 1, M.murinus_Inina_mat1.0, whole genome shotgun sequence genome includes a region encoding these proteins:
- the SPATA12 gene encoding LOW QUALITY PROTEIN: spermatogenesis-associated protein 12 (The sequence of the model RefSeq protein was modified relative to this genomic sequence to represent the inferred CDS: inserted 2 bases in 1 codon; deleted 3 bases in 2 codons; substituted 3 bases at 3 genomic stop codons), with protein MSSSAPTCGSTLEKSGNTWEMKAMTSSSLALRPRRGPGACPXHPRRPSLRAAXTPGCTRSPGAASALPELALLARVRQSGACQRYLERAISLDITAAHINLGRPSLPPTFLIQLGSCKXVIHNSTPXFPGLEHGIIGGSAHRLVAEAV; from the exons ATGTCCAGTTCTGCCCCAACTTGTGGGTCC ACCTTGGAAAAGTCAGGAAACACCTGGGAAATGAAGGCAATGACTTCCTCCAGCCTTGCTCTGCGGCCACGCAGAGGCCCTGGGGCGTGTCCCTAACATCCCCGCAGGCCCTCGCTGCGTGCGGC TACGCCAGGGTGCACACGTTCGCCAGGAGCAGCCTCTGCCCTCCCAGAGCTGGCACTTCTTGCCAGGGTGCGCCAAAGCGGGGCCTGTCAGAGATATTTAGAAAGAGCCATCTCTCTTGACATCACTGCAGCCCACATAAATCTGGGAAGACCCTCCTTACCTCCAACTTTCCTGATACAGCTGGGC AGCTGTAAATAAGTTATTCATAACTCTACACCTTAATTTCCTGGTTTGGAACATGGGATCATAGGAGGATCTGCGCACCGGCTGGTTGCAGAAGCTGTGTGA